DNA from Debaryomyces hansenii CBS767 chromosome A complete sequence:
GCGGTACTATGCCGTGCTTTATCTTCAACGGTGAATCATATAGATTCgctatttcttcaactaGAAAAGTCTCGAACGGAAATTTGTTACGATCCCTAAAATGGGTATTTTTCTTACAGTATTTAAAACCTGAGTTGATCCATAACAATCTTCCATATTTATCCACATGGCCCGGATGGCTAGAACAAATTTCACTTGCATCTGAATCCGGATAATGTTTATGCTTTGGATTGGTTACAATTTCTCCTATACTTGCTGCAGAATACTTATTAAATTGATAGTTTTCATCGCCTGCTATTGACATACCTAACCAATACATTTCCTTTTCTCCCCAAATAGATGACCTAACTGGTTCTTTCCAAACAGCCAATGGAAACATCATAAGAATACCAAGAAAATGTTTAGATTTGTCGATCATTACAACACCTGCCTCTTGATAATGTCTATATCCAGTCATATATGGATTCAGTAAGGTGTGATTTGTTATAGGCTTAACGTCAAACAAAGAATCCATTGAATTTACACTAGTAGGACATAATTTTGTAAAGTAGTTTGTTTCAAGGTAATCATTTAAATCTCTTAAAGATCTGTCCTTGAAAAACATTGTTGATGTTTCCTTGTATTCTTGTGTTTCGAAAAAATCTTGAAGCGGAACTAATGGAATGGTGTCAGCATCCATTAAAATAACCTCTTTAAATGatgtaaataataatgccaatattttatttgtgTATCCAggaaaagaatatttatagttTCTCTTAATTGTCTCCCGAATGTTAACGAACCATAAATCTTGTTTGGGGAATTTAGACccatatttttcagtattGTTTAGAATCAGTGCTTCGATCGATTCTGGGTGGCTACTAGCTTTATTCTTCGGATCAATTATGTCTTTAAATTCCCCTGTTGCagcattaataatatttgatttagCTCTATTGTTCAAATCACCCTTGTAGACAATTTGAATTGGAAACTCGTTATTCATTGCTCTTAACAActgaatcaattttacTAAATCTTTGACATgcgaagaagaagcagatATGACAATCCCTTTTCCGTTACTTGATCTTTTTATGAAATCAACTACATTTTTACCATCAAATTCATAATTTTCACCATTATATCCGTTCTGCATGTTCGGAAAGCTCTTTTCAATTATCTCGTCATTAATTCCCTCAAAAACTGGTAGTTTATTAGTGAAAAAAGGAAACATCTTTCTGGAATACCTATTAAAGGTTTCTTGTAACTCCTCATTATGCCCAACGTTCGGGCCATTAATAAAACACTGTCCGTAAATCCTTAATAATGTTGTGGAATCGGCCATCAAGTTTTCTGTTATCTTTGTTTCCCTTACTCTTTTCAAGAACATGTTATTTATAGTAACATTCTCCTTCCGTGTAACAATATCCGGATGTGGATCTGCagaattcttcttcgtcttgTATAACTTGTTTAATTCATCCTTGAAATACAGATTTTTGTGCACAATATTCTTGTCAAATGTAGCATCATCAAAGGTACGGAGTTTCCAGTCTTTATCTTTCTTgtcaaagaaatcaaagaacACTCCACATCTTTCAGATAGCCCATTCTTTTTGAAAGTAGCCGGATCAtgcatttttgaaaattccTCCATCAACGAAAACTCATAGTTTGTATAATGAATGCTATTTCTCGTTATATCGTCACTTTGTTTGAAATTCTCTTTGGTCAAAGAATAATGGATCATATAGTCACTATATCGTATTctgaaatttgaaaaattcacgAACAAGTATATAAACAACAATCCAAATATTGTCGTAATATACGTGGATAATCTTTTGATTGAAAATCTCATATCAGTCTATGgtatatattattctatttCTGTCATTTATGACTATTTGTCCAATTTATCCTAAATTTACAACGTTTATGAATAGTTGATTTATTGGCCCCAAGgcttatttaaatttatgaGAGTAAAATCGCACGTGTGATTATATGCATGGAACAATTGCAACCAAATtatagatttattaaactATACATGGTACTTAACGGGCTTTACCATCAGCAGCCTTAACAAATATAATGTCACCATCTTCAACAAAGTAATCTTTACCCTTTTGCATTAATTTACCAGCAGCTTGAACACTCTTTTCGTCACCgtattcaattaaatcatcGTACTTGATAACTTGAGCTAAGATAAAGGTTCTTTCTAAATCAGTATGAATGGTACCTGCGGCTTGTGGAGCAGTGTACCATCTTCTAATGGTCCATTCTCTAACTTCATCTGGACCACCAGTGAAGAAGGAAATTAAGTCCAACTTTTGTCTCATGGAAACAATAATCTTTGGTAAAGCGGATTGAGCACCTAATTCCTTACAGTAGGCGTCTCTTTCGTCGTCGGTTTCCATGCCGgccaatttttcttctaaagAGACAGAAATTGGAACGATCAAATCACCAGGAGAGTGAGCGTCCACCCATTCCTTGatctttaataaatgtttattcttctttctgaCGTAATCTCTTTCAGACAAGTTAACCAAGTAAATGGTTGGCTTGGCAGTCAATAAGAACATGGAGTTGATGATCTCAACTTCTTTGGTGGTCCATTTTTGGTTGGCGACTCTTCCACCGTCTTCCAATAATTGTATAATTTTCTTGACCAATTCagcttcttccttcttttgCTTGACTTCTAAGGATTGACCACCTCTCTTGGTGATCTTATCGATACCTTCCAAGTGCTTGGTGGCGAATTCTATATCCTTTAATCTCAATTCGTCATGAACAATTTCCAAATCGGCGGCTGGGTTAACTTCATCGTTAATGTGAATGATATCAGCGTCTTCGAAACAACGAACAACTTGGAAAATAGCATCAACTGCTCTAATGTTGGCTAAGAAATTGTTACCTAACCCTTCACCAGCATGAGCTCCCTTGGTTAAACCTGCAATATCATAAATGGTCATGTAAGCTGGAACTTCACTCTTTGGCTTGTAGATATCAACCAACTTATTGAATCTCGAAGATGGAACAATCACTCTAGCTTCTTCCGGTTCAATGGTAGCGAAAGGATAGTTAGCTGGGTTACCTAATGGACATCTGGTAATAGCTTGGAAAAATGTTGATTTACCAACATTGGCTAAACCAACGATACCGGACtttaaattattaccaGGTCTACCTAATAAGATTGGCTTTTCTTGAACaaccttcttctttggaGCCATTTTTactatattattgaattatttacGGGAAAAACCTACCAAATTATAGactaaatttttttcaattatgGCTGCATTGCTCGTTGTCGAAATTTGCGACATTTGtcgattttttttttgtaaaatattttgacgACATTTATTGACCGggtaatttttcactccagatgaaaagaattattgtAGAAGTATTCATCTTTAAGGTAGACGGTTCTAAAGGAATAATTAGTCAGAATAATGTTAAGTAGAGTTGGCATAAGCAGGAGTCCGTTGATATTAGGCGTTTTTAACGTGAGAACGCTCATGGTATCCAGTATGTTAAGGAATAATGAAGTGAAATCATCTTGTAAAGCTGGGACAGTATTAAACTTGAAGATGAGAAAAAGTGGTGACGAGCCGGTTGCATTGGAAGACCACGAATATCCAGAATGGTTATGGGATTGTCTTGATAAGGAAAAGTTGGACcagaaattaaaagaaaCGGATTTCATGAAATGGAGGAGAAAACAAATAACTAAGGCCAACACAGccaaaattaataacaataatttcCTAGCTAAGATGAAATAAGTCTGGTGACTCTTGTATATATGACGTGCAATACTTGTGCATGAAAATTTCATGgatattttaattgaatGATAAGTTATTAGTCGAGATGTAGGTAGTGGCACATTGCAATGTCATGTTGCGGTCTTCACGAGTCGATAAAGTTGTAGTTAGTAAGTAGTCCATTCGTCGTCCAAGATTTGATGGAATGGTTGATACTCGGTTCTGATGGTGTTTAGTCAAGGATTATGATTAAACAAGCACAAATCATGTGCTAATTATAGGACTACAAGAGATTAATACAATACTACTTCTATAGGCCGTTGGCACCTAACAGGATGTGATCGTTATTTTCGTGTTTAATAGATTCtgtatatttttataaaatGTTATTGTTTGGTCATAACTGTTCTTCATCAAGAAGAAACCCGCAGATTCTTC
Protein-coding regions in this window:
- a CDS encoding DEHA2A03190p (some similarities with uniprot|P53745 Saccharomyces cerevisiae YNR059W MNT4 Putative alpha-1 3-mannosyltransferase); this encodes MRFSIKRLSTYITTIFGLLFIYLFVNFSNFRIRYSDYMIHYSLTKENFKQSDDITRNSIHYTNYEFSLMEEFSKMHDPATFKKNGLSERCGVFFDFFDKKDKDWKLRTFDDATFDKNIVHKNSYFKDELNKLYKTKKNSADPHPDIVTRKENVTINNMFLKRVRETKITENLMADSTTLLRIYGQCFINGPNVGHNEELQETFNRYSRKMFPFFTNKLPVFEGINDEIIEKSFPNMQNGYNGENYEFDGKNVVDFIKRSSNGKGIVISASSSHVKDLVKLIQLLRAMNNEFPIQIVYKGDLNNRAKSNIINAATGEFKDIIDPKNKASSHPESIEASILNNTEKYGSKFPKQDLWFVNIRETIKRNYKYSFPGYTNKILALLFTSFKEVILMDADTIPLVPLQDFFETQEYKETSTMFFKDRSLRDLNDYLETNYFTKLCPTSVNSMDSLFDVKPITNHTLSNPYMTGYRHYQEAGVVMIDKSKHFLGILMMFPLAVWKEPVRSSIWGEKEMYWLGMSIAGDENYQFNKYSAASIGEIVTNPKHKHYPDSDASEICSSHPGHVDKYGRLLWINSGFKYCKKNTHFRDRNKFPFETFLVEEIANLYDSPLKIKHGIVPPDLPILRRPGSPFELRNENLIKDDWKERTKDMDELSDEESIKHKQKEKVNPQKGWNKNSICSSYQYCAYDIIDSHPHNDGSVEKGHKFVFDDELVSEYDYLGSIWINGRTKSSV
- a CDS encoding DEHA2A03212p (highly similar to uniprot|P38219 Saccharomyces cerevisiae YBR025c) is translated as MAPKKKVVQEKPILLGRPGNNLKSGIVGLANVGKSTFFQAITRCPLGNPANYPFATIEPEEARVIVPSSRFNKLVDIYKPKSEVPAYMTIYDIAGLTKGAHAGEGLGNNFLANIRAVDAIFQVVRCFEDADIIHINDEVNPAADLEIVHDELRLKDIEFATKHLEGIDKITKRGGQSLEVKQKKEEAELVKKIIQLLEDGGRVANQKWTTKEVEIINSMFLLTAKPTIYLVNLSERDYVRKKNKHLLKIKEWVDAHSPGDLIVPISVSLEEKLAGMETDDERDAYCKELGAQSALPKIIVSMRQKLDLISFFTGGPDEVREWTIRRWYTAPQAAGTIHTDLERTFILAQVIKYDDLIEYGDEKSVQAAGKLMQKGKDYFVEDGDIIFVKAADGKAR
- a CDS encoding mitochondrial 54S ribosomal protein YmL37 (similar to uniprot|P36532 Saccharomyces cerevisiae YBR268W MRPL37 Mitochondrial ribosomal protein of the large subunit), with translation MLSRVGISRSPLILGVFNVRTLMVSSMLRNNEVKSSCKAGTVLNLKMRKSGDEPVALEDHEYPEWLWDCLDKEKLDQKLKETDFMKWRRKQITKANTAKINNNNFLAKMK